From Triticum urartu cultivar G1812 chromosome 2, Tu2.1, whole genome shotgun sequence, a single genomic window includes:
- the LOC125534797 gene encoding cell number regulator 2-like: protein MPPATVEAGTTPWSTGLFDCAEDQGVCLMGWCCPCVAVGRIAEILDKGATSSGTGAALYFAVGLLTGWQCQWIYSCVYRTKMRAQYGLQETPCPDCCVHFCWLEYCAICQEYSELRNRGFVMDIGWHANVELQKQQGRSDGSIVPPATQHMI from the coding sequence ATGCCACCAGCCACCGTGGAGGCCGGGACCACCCCCTGGTCCACGGGACTGTTCGACTGCGCCGAGGATCAGGGCGTCTGCTTGATGGGGTGGTGCTGCCCGTGCGTCGCGGTGGGGCGGATAGCGGAGATCCTGGATAAGGGGGCGACGTCGAGCGGCACCGGCGCGGCGCTCTACTTTGCGGTGGGGCTGCTGACGGGCTGGCAGTGCCAGTGGATCTACTCCTGCGTATACCGCACCAAGATGCGCGCCCAGTACGGGCTCCAGGAGACGCCCTGTCCCGACTGCTGCGTCCACTTCTGCTGGCTCGAGTATTGCGCCATCTGCCAGGAGTACAGCGAGCTCCGCAACCGGGGCTTCGTCATGGACATCGGATGGCACGCCAACGTGGAGCTACAGAAGCAGCAGGGCCGCAGCGACGGCTCCATCGTGCCGCCGGCCACGCAGCACATGATATGA
- the LOC125540749 gene encoding uncharacterized protein LOC125540749: MSAVAGELVSRFISLLLNKYHSSRAHSEEKVMERLQHLLMRVCTIVEEADTRYITNSGMMMQLKTLSETMYRGHHVLDNLRYHALPDSAGFDKVSINDSSGSSLYLAKRSRTTNDKATRLESHGALESLEIAIANMSEFIVLLGGCERMSRRPYDVYLYTDNFMFGRHAEKQKLLSFLLQHIDSPGDDAPAVLPIIGGAAIGKKTLVAHACGDERVRSRFSSILHLNGDNLLRIPDDGMTMEGMILVVIEFASDIGQDDWNMFYLFAIRMGRGSKIIILSRLQTLARFGSVKPIFLSGLSSHELKYLFKTLAFGSVDPIEHPQLVKLADEFDKLLHNVPDTLIAINILADVLRMNLSVQYWRCILDKGLRYIKRNLSTFGVQPSTLLEDDHPVNITDFALHPLSMIPCTSNVSIKKKLPSLSLGELIRDPSVTPKQDFIIIAWESRIPPHNSFPHFVTSRAQGAHEGSAFPGRKRRGVPI, translated from the coding sequence ATGTCTGCAGTTGCAGGTGAACTTGTGAGCCGTTTCATCTCCTTGCTGCTGAACAAGTACCATTCGAGTCGGGCACACTCCGAGGAGAAGGTGATGGAGCGGTTGCAGCATCTCCTAATGAGAGTTTGCACCATTGTTGAGGAGGCGGACACGAGATACATAACCAACTCCGGGATGATGATGCAGCTCAAGACACTCTCAGAGACCATGTACCGAGGACACCATGTGCTGGACAACTTGAGGTACCATGCCCTCCCAGACAGTGCAGGCTTCGACAAGGTTAGCATCAACGACTCATCTGGCAGCAGCTTATATTTAGCCAAGCGTTCTCGAACTACAAATGATAAGGCCACGCGCCTTGAGTCACATGGTGCCTTGGAAAGCTTAGAAATTGCTATTGCTAATATGTCAGAATTTATTGTTCTTCTCGGTGGATGCGAGCGCATGTCCCGTAGgccatatgatgtttatctttacACAGACAATTTCATGTTCGGCCGACACGCTGAGAAGCAAAAGCTCTTGAGCTTCTTGTTACAGCACATCGACTCtcctggtgatgatgcacccgCAGTTCTTCCGATCATAGGTGGTGCAGCAATTGGGAAGAAAACTTTGGTTGCTCATGCGTGTGGTGACGAAAGGGTTCGCTCACGCTTCTCCTCTATTTTGCACTTGAATGGAGACAACCTTTTGAGAATACCTGACGATGGAATGACCATGGAAGGAATGATATTGGTAGTTATTGAGTTTGCTTCTGATATTGGCCAAGATGATTGGAACATGTTTTACTTATTTGCCATTAGAATGGGCAGAGGAAGCAAGATCATCATCTTAAGTAGACTTCAAACATTAGCTCGATTCGGATCAGTGAAACCCATTTTTCTAAGTGGTCTGTCTAGCCATGAGTTGAAGTACCTTTTCAAGACACTGGCATTCGGGAGTGTAGACCCCATAGAACATCCACAACTAGTAAAGCTAGCAGATGAATTTGACAAGCTGTTGCACAATGTGCCAGATACACTTATCGCAATAAATATACTCGCGGATGTGTTGAGAATGAACCTCAGTGTTCAGTATTGGCGTTGCATATTGGACAAGGGGCTAAGATACATTAAAAGAAATCTCTCCACATTTGGTGTGCAGCCAAGCACGCTTTTAGAAGATGACCATCCGGTGAACATAACGGATTTTGCTTTGCATCCGCTTAGCATGATACCTTGTACATCTAATGTTTCAATCAAGAAGAAATTGCCAAGTCTGTCACTTGGTGAACTGATAAGAGATCCTAGTGTTACGCCGAAACAAGACTTCATTATAATTGCATGGGAATCAAGGATACCTCCTCATAACTCATTTCCTCATTTTGTTACAAGTCGTGCTCAGGGCGCACATGAAGGCAGTGCCTTTCCAGGGAGGAAGCGAAGAGGGGTGCCAATCTaa